The Rhodothermales bacterium region ATCGTGAATCCGGTTCATGGAACGAGCGTACCTAATCCAGGAATTCTCATCGCGACGGAATCATCCGCTGCCGTGAAAGCGGCGTTTGAAGGAAGAGTAATCAGCGTGGACATTATTCCTGACTTCGGTACGTACGTGGTCATAGAGCACGGGGAGTACCATACGGTGTACAGCAACTTCTCCCTCCTGTATGTCGGGCAGAACGAAGTTGTGAGTTCGGGGCAGGTGATTGGCCGGGCCGGTACGGACTCGGAACCAAAGGGTCCTGGCATCTTCTTCGCCGTCTTCAAGAAGGGCGAACCGATGAACCCCGTTCCCTGGCTCACGCGACTGTGACGCGCGGCGCTTGAATGATCAGGTCGGCGAGGGTAGTTTGCTCTAATGGGGAGCAGACAACTCATAACGGAAGCGATGGTGCGGGCCGCGCACAGGTCAGGGGCCTCGACTCTTACCGTGGACGCGGACGTTGTTATCACGCCGCTCGCACGCGATACCGCCCGTCAGCTTAAGATCGAGTTCCTTCGTGTTGAGAAAAATCGAAGCAAGAAGCCATCCAATCCGACGCGATCGATCGCCATTGGCAGCGACCACGGGGGTTTCGTGTACAAGGAGCAGTTGATTCCGTTTGTCCGCGACCTCGGGTGGCAGGTCGCCGACGTCGGTACGAACTCCGATAAGAGTTGCGACTATCCTGACTATGCCTTGAAGGTGGCGAACACCGTTGCCGCCGCAAAAGCTGACCTCGGGATTATGATCGACGGCGCCGGAATTGGATCGGCCATGGCCTGCAACAAGGTGGCTGGCATCCGGGCCGCATGCGCATACAACGAGTTCACGGCGTGGAACGCCCGGGCACACAACGACGCGAATGTCCTGACGCTCGGAAGTCGTACCCTCGGTATCGAAGTGTGCCGGGCCATCGTTCGGGTGTTCCTTACAGAATCATTTGAAGGCGGTCGGCATCTGGGACGCGTCAGAAAGATCGACGCGATAGGAGCACGACCCGGCGTCCACCGCAGCGAACCCTGAGACCTTCCGTATTTTCACAGACCTCACAACGTGATCGGATCTCATAACACGGGGATGCGTTGACCGTGACACTTCCTGATCCCCGCCTCGAGGCCCATACCACCTATTAACCACGTGCTAATTGATGGCTGATTTTGACTATGACCTGATCGTGATCGGTACCGGTCCAGGAGGCTACGAAGCCGCCATCCGAGCGACTCAGCTCGGAATGAAGACTGCCGTTGTCGAAAAGAACAAGCTCGGAGGTGTATGTCTGAACATTGGCTGCATACCGACGAAAGCACTGTTGAAGAGCGCCGAGCTTATGGACTACGGTCGCCATCTGTCCGAGTACGGACTGAATGTCGCGGGTGATGTCGAGGCGGACTTCCCGAAAGTGATAGCCAGAAGTCGGTCGGTCGCCAACAAGATGAACAAGGGAGTGCAGTTCTTGATGAAGAAGAACGGCATTGACGTTATCCCCGGTTATGCGCGGTTGACCGGCGACAGCACGATCAGCATTGAACCGTCTACGGACATGGACGGCGCAACGATCGGAAAGAAAGCATCCGTTCGAGCCCGGCATATCGTCGTCGCCACCGGTGCACGGGCACGTGAGATACCACCGCTGCCTGTTGATGGCAAGAGGATCATCACCTACAAAGAGGCCATGTTGCAGACCGATCGACCCGCCAGGCTGGTCGTGGTTGGTGCCGGCGCGATTGGCGTTGAGTTTGCCTACTTCTATCACAACATGGGCGCCGAGG contains the following coding sequences:
- the rpiB gene encoding ribose 5-phosphate isomerase B yields the protein MVRAAHRSGASTLTVDADVVITPLARDTARQLKIEFLRVEKNRSKKPSNPTRSIAIGSDHGGFVYKEQLIPFVRDLGWQVADVGTNSDKSCDYPDYALKVANTVAAAKADLGIMIDGAGIGSAMACNKVAGIRAACAYNEFTAWNARAHNDANVLTLGSRTLGIEVCRAIVRVFLTESFEGGRHLGRVRKIDAIGARPGVHRSEP
- the lpdA gene encoding dihydrolipoyl dehydrogenase — protein: MADFDYDLIVIGTGPGGYEAAIRATQLGMKTAVVEKNKLGGVCLNIGCIPTKALLKSAELMDYGRHLSEYGLNVAGDVEADFPKVIARSRSVANKMNKGVQFLMKKNGIDVIPGYARLTGDSTISIEPSTDMDGATIGKKASVRARHIVVATGARAREIPPLPVDGKRIITYKEAMLQTDRPARLVVVGAGAIGVEFAYFYHNMGAEVTIVEVLDRLVPVEDHDVSKELGRAFKKMGIKSMTSAEVLSVDTSGDTVQVKVKTKKGEETIEADQVLSAVGVVGNIEDLGLEDLGIKTDRGSIVIDGFGRTNVDGVYAIGDVAGPPWLAHKASHEGIMCVEKIAGLPVHAMDKNNIPGCTYCQPQIASTGYTEAAAKEAGYELKIGK